A genomic segment from Eremothecium gossypii ATCC 10895 chromosome III, complete sequence encodes:
- a CDS encoding ACL091Cp (NOHBY306; No homolog in Saccharomyces cerevisiae; Non-syntenic homolog of Kluyveromyces thermotolerans KLTH0E00638g): protein MRSSIIAAAALCAGLVVGSGSGNDGLQRVYDADTVFTEEKIVADLVEQLVSLSADKNSTSCEKCVGSLALGKVLALSRPHLVPKVFEEWCLLTTGFKIGCEKSFRRNTLEGGFSGSNFVDMLALMDPHGYDGHLYCHYYENGCPKPETPNVTLSHLWPEKQAKHFHAPEPSGEELINVLHVSDFHIQLDYKVGSEAQCNNDFMCCTPFATSSSQIKGGSKKSHYNSLYESYYKDDNSFVKGRLVDGFNNLTAEIPATTFGHYYCDAPEVLVNSSLISIVEYSQRNNITFDFALFTGDLVDHRERGLISYEMTVQSEEVVFRDIKAKLKDIPLYAVLGNHDSFPYGQLAQENSGFKNKFTWNAELMADLWEDYGWIDREAARQARSHYTGFAINAKPGLKVISLNSNVWFDNNRYAYINASQPDTFGQFEFLINELLESEAKDQRVWIIAHIPPNSDALPVPTALFSEIVERFSPYTIGGIFFGHTHFDQFELLYAGNGTDTSIEALVNFAWVAPSVTPWYGVNPSWRYYAVDAKTFSVMNSYTFYVDLKETFDSNGLEPTWELEYDPREAYKIDWPESAPLNATYWHKVSQKMKNDTATLQLYSDLMNRHSPLRFNCTKPGSCDNTHCLVSSFNIDQRDNCKSLHQMRF, encoded by the coding sequence ATGAGATCTAGCATAATTGCTGCAGCCGCGCTGTGCGCGGGGCTGGTGGTGGGCAGTGGGAGCGGAAACGATGGTCTACAGCGGGTCTACGACGCCGACACTGTCTTTACTGAGGAGAAGATCGTCGCCGATCTGGTGGAACAGCTAGTATCTTTAAGTGCGGACAAAAACAGCACTTCCTGTGAGAAGTGCGTCGGGAGTCTGGCGCTGGGAAAGGTTCTAGCGCTGTCGCGGCCCCACCTCGTCCCCAAGGTATTCGAAGAATGGTGTCTCCTTACTACTGGGTTCAAGATTGGGTGCGAGAAGTCGTTCCGGAGGAACACGCTTGAAGGTGGCTTTTCGGGTAGCAACTTCGTGGACATGCTGGCTTTAATGGACCCACACGGATATGATGGTCATCTTTACTGTCATTACTATGAAAATGGCTGTCCAAAGCCGGAGACGCCGAACGTGACGCTGTCGCATCTCTGGCCGGAGAAGCAAGCCAAACACTTCCACGCACCGGAACCATCGGGGGAGGAATTGATCAACGTCCTACATGTATCTGACTTCCATATACAGCTTGATTATAAAGTCGGGTCTGAGGCACAGTGCAACAACGATTTTATGTGCTGCACGCCTTTTGCGACGTCCTCCTCGCAGATAAAAGGTGGATCCAAAAAGAGCCACTACAACTCCCTGTACGAGTCCTACTACAAGGATGACAACTCCTTTGTGAAGGGTCGGCTAGTCGATGGTTTTAACAACCTGACTGCGGAGATTCCCGCGACCACCTTTGGCCACTATTATTGCGATGCACCAGAGGTGCTAGTAAACTCGTCACTCATCTCGATCGTTGAGTATAGTCAGAGAAACAATATTACGTTCGACTTTGCTTTATTCACCGGAGATCTGGTGGACCATCGCGAGCGTGGCTTGATCAGCTATGAAATGACAGTGCAATCCGAGGAGGTGGTCTTCAGGGATATCAAGGCCAAACTGAAAGATATCCCACTCTACGCTGTGCTGGGAAACCATGACAGCTTCCCCTACGGACAGCTGGCTCAGGAGAACTCTGGTTTCAAGAATAAATTCACCTGGAATGCAGAATTGATGGCCGACTTGTGGGAGGACTATGGCTGGATAGATCGCGAGGCGGCTCGCCAGGCTCGCTCGCACTACACAGGGTTTGCGATTAACGCCAAACCAGGCCTCAAGGTCATATCCCTCAATTCGAACGTCTGGTTCGACAATAACCGTTATGCGTACATCAATGCGTCGCAGCCGGACACATTTGGTCAGTTCGAGTTCCTGATCAatgagctgctggagaGCGAGGCAAAGGACCAAAGAGTCTGGATCATCGCCCACATCCCCCCTAACTCAGACGCCCTGCCGGTGCCGACGGCTCTATTCTCGGAAATAGTCGAGCGCTTCTCCCCGTACACCATCGGCGGCATCTTCTTCGGCCACACCCACTTCGACCAATTCGAGCTGCTCTACGCCGGTAATGGCACCGATACCAGCATCGAAGCCCTTGTCAACTTTGCGTGGGTCGCACCCTCTGTGACCCCGTGGTACGGTGTCAATCCGTCCTGGCGCTACTATGCCGTGGATGCGAAGACCTTCAGCGTCATGAACTCCTACACATTCTACGTGGACCTCAAGGAGACGTTTGACAGCAACGGCCTTGAACCCACCTGGGAGCTCGAGTACGACCCAAGAGAGGCATACAAGATTGACTGGCCAGAGTCGGCACCTCTAAATGCCACGTACTGGCACAAGGTATCACAGAAAATGAAAAATGACACTGCCACACTCCAGCTGTACTCCGACCTCATGAACAGACACAGCCCGCTGAGGTTCAATTGCACGAAACCCGGCTCTTGCGACAACACCCACTGTTTAGTCTCCTCCTTCAACATAGACCAGCGTGACAACTGCAAGTCCTTGCACCAAATGCGGTTCTAG
- the BFA1 gene encoding Bfa1p (Syntenic homolog of Saccharomyces cerevisiae YJR053W (BFA1)), producing the protein MMAMERTGSGAEAPQRIEMPGGGSETSFEEVDTSCGVTERKAQAGAAAPSTVSSGASTTLSGKERRGSAPTESDGHEFLRDFEEFGSSAKVDAWLQSGRGVLGLEGFRELEGEDELLELQEELEQRLGGVGGLGPPPDLGPPGGRRAGCGTSRSVTNLRARSGGVRAKKSMPSLRPAAELDVGVGPMQPQFLVPYEEPWNLSPTQYTVTRDDKILTPQLNKLPRRAKNLDEFKEDDCRRQTRTKKVSASHRLRTIKQEIDHNTPVRAGKMSYNPSLKKWEGNEEALERFRTLDEMDGKRVLLITNNRRTRGSPARTATAGAARGARDAKVVGKMVFDEENLRWLQIGGGEVDPFADIQETIKSKPLPQSGAACPSKFVKSHRSDDALDGFRENGQRFSSTRHYSLPRQQTHPTFRVSSQLLEKFYHEENRWVRHVGGWFSAESVENSRKEDVGHYDQSFMYEIRKMVMNSARN; encoded by the coding sequence ATGATGGCAATGGAACGCACAGGGAGCGGGGCAGAGGCACCGCAAAGGATTGAGATGCCGGGAGGGGGCAGCGAGACGTCATTCGAGGAGGTGGACACAAGCTGCGGCGTGACAGAACGCAAGGCCCAGGCAggagcggcggcgccgtcGACGGTGTCATCTGGGGCCAGCACGACGCTGTCGGGCAAGGAGCGGCGGGGCTCGGCGCCGACCGAGAGCGACGGGCACGAGTTTCTGCGGGACTTCGAGGAGTTCGGGAGCAGCGCGAAGGTGGACGCGTGGCTGCAGAGCGGCCGGGGCGTGCTGGGGCTGGAGGGCTTCCGGGAGCTGGAGGGGGAggacgagctgctggagctgcaggaggagctggagcagcggCTGGGCGGTGTGGGCGGGCTGGGGCCGCCGCCGGACCTGGGGCCGCCGGgtgggcggcgcgcggggtGCGGGACGAGCCGGTCTGTGACGAATCtgcgggcgcgcagcggcggggTGCGGGCCAAGAAGTCGATGCCCAGCCtgcggccggcggcggagctggaCGTGGGCGTGGGCCCGATGCAGCCGCAGTTCCTGGTGCCCTACGAGGAGCCCTGGAATCTGTCGCCGACGCAGTACACGGTGACGCGCGACGACAAGATCCTGACGCCGCAGCTGAACAAGCTGCCGCGGCGCGCCAAGAACCTGGACGAGTTCAAGGAGGACGACTGCCGCAGGCAGACGCGCACCAAGAAGGTCTCCGCGAGCCACCGGCTGCGGACGATCAAGCAAGAAATCGACCACAACACGCCGGTCCGCGCGGGGAAGATGTCCTACAACCCGAGCCTGAAGAAGTGGGAGGGCAACGAGGAGGCGTTGGAGCGCTTCCGCACGCTGGACGAGATGGACGGCAAGCGCGTGCTGCTCATAACCAATAATCGCCGCACACGTGGCTCACCCGCGCGCACGGCCACGGCGGGCGCCGCAAGAGGCGCCCGCGACGCCAAGGTCGTGGGGAAGATGGTGTTCGACGAGGAGAACCTGCGCTGGCTGCAAATCGGGGGCGGCGAAGTCGACCCTTTTGCGGACATACAGGAAACAATCAAGTCGAAGCCCTTGCCACAGagcggcgccgcctgcCCTTCCAAATTTGTCAAGTCCCACAGGTCAGATGACGCCCTGGACGGCTTCCGCGAAAATGGCCAGCGCTTTTCGTCGACCCGCCATTATTCACTACCCAGGCAGCAGACGCATCCGACTTTCCGCGTCAGCAGCCAGCTCTTGGAGAAGTTCTACCATGAAGAAAACCGCTGGGTCAGGCACGTTGGCGGCTGGTTCAGCGCAGAATCTGTTGAAAACAGTCGGAAGGAGGACGTTGGTCACTACGACCAGTCTTTTATGTACGAGATCCGCAAGATGGTGATGAATTCCGCAAGAAACTAG
- the PRP39 gene encoding Prp39p (Syntenic homolog of Saccharomyces cerevisiae YML046W (PRP39)), with the protein MESVISEVDSGFLKENGSWADALAAVSWEDIGTLERAVYETEQVMQKYERPNERVRGALYGVFEEVLGRYPLLFGYWRKYAGMVERAEDAGRATETLLRGVGAFPASLELWTDYLRGAGTGPEARGLYETAAAQVGRQFLAHEFWDQYLAFETGQGAWEQVAALYARVARVPLHQYARYYSGFQEFAAAHAEAVPEGCVAEVDAAFAQTQQLVYDIWRYESRISQSFFNVTDVAEAELQNWREYLAFAVSDARMEPAQVRATFERALVPCYRYRYFWDAYITWLEGQGAHDELAAVFQRGMRALPADVPFERRYLDYLRVRTLQDCAQFRDAYRDALAAAVQRAPEDGALLNDYLNLVKTTEYPTTLDQPEAEVLEQQQAYAKFLEGTVATYMEGEDSRGSSQLLSLLDDRNISVVVVQLIKTTWLVLRNNMQAIKYFNQFGKLPQLKSSTAFWLLYYKFEKSHRNFTKLNKFVGQLGTEIFLPTEVINDILEDYQGFYLANSDVNEYERRLASGPLQFDPLVDCVFKVNDPQWSPRNLDYRDWYKSTEYRENGHPGIALDPPQITNSIITKSIASIRKQNAQPLPTFRNLEKINQPPKNADHAWEYIKS; encoded by the coding sequence ATGGAGAGTGTGATCTCAGAAGTCGACAGTGGGTTTTTGAAGGAGAACGGGAGCTGGGCGGACGCGCTAGCAGCGGTTTCGTGGGAGGACATCGGGACGCTCGAGCGGGCGGTGTACGAGACAGAGCAAGTGATGCAGAAGTACGAACGGCCGAATGAGCGGGTGCGCGGTGCACTGTACGGGGTGTTCGAGGAGGTTCTGGGGCGGTACCCGCTGCTGTTTGGGTACTGGCGCAAGTATGCGGGGATGGTGGAACGGGCGGAGGACGCGGGGCGGGCGACGGAGACGCTACTGCGGGGCGTGGGGGCGTTTCCGGCGTCGCTGGAGCTGTGGACAGACTACCTGCGGGGGGCGGGGACTGGGCCGGAGGCGCGGGGTCTGTACGAgacggcggcagcgcagGTGGGGCGGCAGTTTCTGGCGCACGAGTTCTGGGACCAGTACTTGGCGTTCGAGACGGGGCAAGGCGCATGGGAGCAGGTGGCGGCGCTGTACGCGCGGGTGGCGCGGGTGCCGCTGCACCAGTACGCACGGTACTACTCTGGGTTTCAGGAGTTTGCGGCGGCGCACGCGGAGGCGGTGCCCGAGGGCTGTGTCGCGGAGGTGGACGCGGCGTTCGCGCagacgcagcagctggtgtACGACATATGGCGGTATGAGTCGCGGATCAGCCAGAGCTTCTTCAATGTCACGGACGTGGCGGAGGCGGAGCTGCAGAACTGGCGTGAGTACCTGGCGTTTGCTGTGAGCGATGCGCGGATGGAGCCGGCGCAGGTGCGCGCGACGTtcgagcgcgcgctggTTCCTTGCTACCGGTACCGGTACTTCTGGGACGCGTACATTACGTGGCTGGAGGGGCAGGGGGCGCATGACGAGCTCGCCGCGGTGTTCCAGCGGGGGATGCGGGCGCTGCCGGCTGACGTCCCGTTTGAGCGCCGGTATCTGGACTACCTGCGTGTCAGGACCCTGCAAGACTGCGCACAGTTCCGCGACGCCTACCGCGACGCGCTGGCTGCCGCGGTGCAGCGCGCGCCCGAGGATGGCGCGCTGCTGAACGACTATCTGAACCTTGTGAAGACGACGGAGTATCCCACGACACTCGACCAGCCCGAGGCGGAGGTGCTggaacagcagcaggcgtATGCGAAGTTCCTGGAGGGGACTGTCGCAACGTACATGGAAGGTGAGGATAGCCGTGGCTCGTCACAGCTCCTGTCCCTGCTAGATGATCGCAACATCAGCGTCGTCGTGGTGCAGCTGATCAAGACGACGTGGCTGGTGCTCCGCAATAACATGCAGGCAATCAAGTACTTTAATCAGTTTGGGAAGCTGCCGCAGTTGAAGTCATCGACTGCCTTTTGGCTGCTGTACTACAAGTTTGAAAAGTCGCATAGGAACTTCACGAAGCTGAACAAGTTCGTCGGGCAGCTGGGCACTGAGATATTCCTACCGACCGAGGTTATAAACGACATACTGGAGGACTACCAGGGTTTCTATCTTGCGAATAGCGACGTCAACGAATATGAGCGGCGGCTGGCCTCCGGTCCGCTACAATTCGACCCGTTGGTCGACTGTGTGTTCAAGGTCAACGACCCGCAATGGTCGCCGCGAAACCTCGATTATCGGGACTGGTATAAGAGCACAGAGTACCGCGAAAACGGTCATCCGGGCATTGCACTAGATCCGCCGCAGATCACGAACTCCATCATTACAAAGTCCATCGCGTCGATACGAAAACAAAATGCACAGCCGCTACCGACCTTCCGAAACCTCGAGAAGATCAACCAGCCGCCAAAGAACGCTGACCATGCGTGGGAGTACATAAAATCGTGA
- the RAD7 gene encoding UV-damaged DNA-binding protein RAD7 (Syntenic homolog of Saccharomyces cerevisiae YJR052W (RAD7)), producing the protein MYRSRNKSKAGDNEVRGPNSALTQFLREQGISAESIKERWKSTRQSESQDSADAAETDSDKGDSDYDGSSSDGAPESGLESSRASSRARSNPVDSDEEEYEEGVAARQGIRPKREPEMVQEVLKRRKQALQRRQAKRKRAMELLDRKTKRIPTLQDVCVAVIGESIMKHKEHSLSVNKHILDVLGGVSVHNMNKLADALSKSRALNDRTLQLFLNVNLETITFHDCSNISADGYKSLAAFTPHLRAVSLQMCGQLNNEALLLMAEKLTNLRELYLDGPFLINDETWGIFFERMGDKLEAFHVSNTHRFTDDSLQKLLLHCGGSLRSLKLSRLDSISNYALLPRYLHQDVHTLILQYPSNEEDITDEIMINLLGVVGNSLKVLNLDGCTGITDSFLVNGLASNVRSGSDSCSLERLSLEELDQVTSDGFITFFSSVQLPRLHYLNLRRCHQLDDASIAEIWLNPCSKFLKELNLNSARNLTAAGFQLMSCPNLQQLNVGFVRCVDDKLLAHISECAPNLEIVEVYGDNLVTQNASARGVTIIGRQSDSI; encoded by the coding sequence ATGTATCGCAGTCGCAACAAGTCCAAAGCCGGTGACAACGAAGTACGTGGGCCTAATAGTGCGCTGACACAGTTTCTGCGCGAACAGGGTATCAGTGCGGAGTCTATTAAAGAACGATGGAAAAGTACCCGACAGAGTGAATCGCAAGACTCCGCAGACGCAGCTGAGACTGACTCAGACAAGGGTGATTCGGATTACGATGGATCTTCCTCTGATGGTGCGCCAGAAAGCGGTTTGGAAAGCTCCCGGGCGAGTTCCAGAGCTCGCTCTAACCCGGTAGACTCCGATGAGGAGGAGTACGAAGAGGGTGTAGCCGCCCGACAGGGCATCAGGCCAAAAAGGGAGCCCGAAATGGTCCAGGAAGTGCTAAAACGGCGCAAGCAAGCACTGCAGAGACGCCAGGCGAAGCGAAAGCGTGCAATGGAGCTTTTGGATCGAAAGACAAAGAGAATACCCACACTCCAGGACGTATGTGTAGCAGTTATTGGGGAAAGCATAATGAAGCATAAGGAGCACAGTCTGAGTGTGAACAAACATATCCTAGATGTTCTTGGGGGTGTATCAGTGCACAATATGAATAAACTTGCAGATGCGTTGTCCAAGAGTCGCGCTCTGAACGACCGGACATTGCAGCTGTTCTTGAACGTCAATCTGGAGACAATCACGTTCCATGATTGTTCCAATATTTCTGCGGATGGCTACAAAAGCCTTGCAGCCTTTACGCCGCACTTGCGTGCGGTGTCTTTGCAAATGTGCGGCCAGCTGAACAATGAGGCCCTTTTGCTAATGGCAGAGAAGTTGACTAATCTTAGAGAGCTCTATCTCGATGGACCCTTCTTGATAAATGACGAGACCTGGGGTATATTTTTTGAACGCATGGGCGACAAACTGGAGGCTTTCCATGTTTCCAATACTCATCGCTTCACCGATGATTCCCTACAGAAATTATTACTTCATTGTGGGGGCTCTCTGAGATCCCTCAAGCTCTCGCGGCTGGACTCGATTAGTAACTACGCTTTGTTGCCAAGATATCTGCACCAAGATGTACACACTCTGATATTGCAGTATCCCTCAAACGAGGAAGACATAACTGATGAAATCATGATCAATCTGCTGGGGGTAGTCGGCAACAGTCTAAAAGTTTTAAACTTGGACGGCTGCACCGGTATCACAGATAGCTTCCTGGTCAATGGTCTTGCGAGCAACGTGCGCTCTGGCAGTGACAGTTGTTCACTGGAACGATTATCCCTAGAGGAATTGGACCAGGTTACGTCCGATGGATTCATTACATTTTTCTCTTCGGTCCAGCTTCCCCGACTTCACTACCTCAACTTGAGGCGCTGCCATCAGCTGGATGATGCATCAATTGCGGAGATATGGTTGAATCCATGTTCCAAATTCCTCAAAGAGCTAAACTTGAACTCAGCCAGGAACCTGACGGCAGCTGGGTTCCAGCTAATGTCCTGTCCAAACTTGCAGCAACTGAATGTAGGGTTCGTCCGCTGCGTTGACGACAAATTGCTCGCCCATATCAGCGAATGTGCGCCCAACCTGGAAATAGTAGAGGTGTACGGAGACAACCTCGTCACCCAGAATGCCAGTGCAAGAGGCGTAACCATCATTGGGCGGCAGAGCGATAGTATATAG
- the RHO2 gene encoding Rho family GTPase RHO2 (Syntenic homolog of Saccharomyces cerevisiae YNL090W (RHO2)), translating into MTVNVVRRKLVIIGDGACGKTSLLHVFTLGKFPEEYLPTVFENYVTDCRVDGIKVQLALWDTAGQEEYERLRPMSYSKADIILIGFAIDDPGSLSNAREKWTVEALRYCPNAPIILVGLKKDLRRPGTQCAMVAPSQAQEVVRAIGAKKYMECSALTGEGVDDVFELATRTSLLVNKEPGQGCCIIS; encoded by the coding sequence ATGACGGTCAACGTTGTGAGACGGAAGTTGGTAATCATAGGGGATGGGGCATGCGGCAAGACGTCGTTACTACATGTGTTCACGCTGGGGAAGTTCCCTGAGGAATATCTGCCCACGGTTTTCGAGAACTACGTTACGGATTGCCGTGTAGACGGCATAAAAGTGCAGTTGGCGCTATGGGATACTGCTGGTCAGGAAGAATACGAGCGTCTGCGCCCCATGTCCTACTCGAAGGCGGACATCATATTAATCGGGTTTGCCATAGACGACCCGGGGTCGTTGTCCAATGCGCGGGAGAAGTGGACGGTCGAGGCGCTGCGCTACTGTCCCAACGCCCCGATCATCCTCGTGGGGCTCAAAAAGGACCTTCGCCGCCCCGGGACGCAGTGCGCGATGGTAGCGCCTTCGCAGGCACAAGAGGTGGTGCGCGCCATCGGCGCAAAGAAATACATGGAGTGCAGCGCACTTACGGGGGAGGGCGTGGACGATGTGTTCGAGCTGGCCACGAGAACAAGTCTTCTGGTGAACAAGGAGCCGGGTCAAGGCTGTTGCATTATCTCATGA